From Pseudodesulfovibrio nedwellii:
ATACCGACTTTCACACCGGAAATTTCCTCGATCCGTTTCAAATATGCCACAGCGCTGGCCGGAAGATCATCCCAACTCCGTGCGCCAGTAATGTCCTCGTCCCATCCAGGCATGGTCTCGTAGACCGGCGTGACATAGGCCATACCGTTCTGTTCCTGCGGCGGGTAGGCAATCTGCTCACCCTTATAATCGTAGGCAATACAGAGCTTGATCTCTTTCAGACCGGACAACACGTCGAGCTTGGTAATAGCCAACTCGGTGGGACCATTGAGCCGTGCGGATTCCTTGAGCACAACCAAATCAAGCCAGCCACAACGACGTTTACGACCTGTGGTTGCACCAAATTCATGACCCTGGGTCTGCAAATATGTACCGTCGGCATCAAACAGTTCCGTGGGGAACGGACCGGAACCAACACGAGTGGTATAGGCCTTAACGATAGCAATGATACGTTCCAGATCACGCGGCGAACAACCGGAACCGGATGCAGCATTGGCGGTCACTGTATTGGAAGAAGTCACGAACGGATAAGTGCCATGATCAATATCCAGATGAGTACCCTGAGCGCCTTCAAACAGGACATTACCCTGTGCTTCCTGAATAGCGGAAGAAACATCCCCCAGATACGGGATCAGTCGTTCGGCCACGGGCAGGACTTGATTGAAAACAGCCTCGGCATCCATGGGCTCTGCACCATACATATGCTTGAAAAGAATATTTTTTTCCTCAAGGGCCTTCACAATCTTGGCCTTGAGCAGTTCTGGATCAGCGAAATCTCCGGCACGCACACCGCAGCGATTCATTTTGTCCTCATAACAAGGACCGATACCGCGACCAGTCGTACCAATTTTACCATCATCAGACTTGGCAGCTTCGCGGGCTGCGTCCATCTGGCAGTGATATGGCAGAATGACATGGGTCTTTTTGCTGATCATCATGCGAGAGGCTGAAACATCCAGTCCCTTGGCATCAAGTTTATCCAGCTCTTCGCAAAAAACAAACGGATCCAACACCACACCATTACCGATGAGACATTTTTTACCGGGATGCAATACGCCGGAAGGGATCAAGTGCAAAATACACTGTTCTCCATCCACCACCAGGGTGTGACCGGCATTGTTACCGCCTTGAAAACGAACGATGGCATCTGACTTCTCGGCGAGCATGTCGACGATCTTGCCTTTACCCTCGTCCCCCCACTGGGAACCGAAAACCACTATATTGGACATGAATTGCTCCTTGAATAGCCGGATTCTCGAACCGGCGTAAATTGCGCGCACAAACGGTTATCTTCCGTAAGTATAAATACGTGCGTCTGTCAACTGACAGAAATAGCAATTACTTGGTATTTTTGGGGGTCAATGTCAGTAACTTGCCCCTTCTATCTTTCTTCTGTTCATCAGCAACAAGCTCTGGTCCCGTACTATTTGCACCGGATTCAGAGTCTGCGACACGCTTTTCCGGAGAAGTCAATGCAGCAAAATCTATTTCGTGAGGAGCAGCATCCGGCATACGGGACTGCGCCCAATTATAATTGAAAAGTTGATTTTTCAGGCGAGTAGACTGGATAAGATTGAAGACCACCACGGACTCCTCCCATCGCTTGGTGGGTTCGAAATGGCGGACCTTTTCCGCATATTTCTCCCACAGGCTCATAAGTGAAGCCTCGTCAAAAGCATTGATTTGACGCGCCAGCTTCAAGAGCGCTTTTTCCATGTAACTTTCAGACATCGATTATCCTTGATTTATACACACAGCAATAGCCGGGACATTCTCCATACCAAACATCCCGCCACCACGCCAAGGCAAAATCTCGCCAGTTTTCATAAAAAACAAGACCACCCATACGTTTCGTACGAGCGGTCTTGAACAACCAAGCCTCAACAGTCAGTTGCGGACCGTCAAAAGACGGTCCGCAAGGAGAGGTCTGACTCACAATATATTAAAACTTTTCAAAGCCATCATCATCGTCATCCATATTCATGCTCACTCCACCTCCTTGAGATGGTGCGGCTTGCGCGAGCGGCTTGGGTTGCACCGCCTGAATCCGGGGAGCTGGCTTCTGTGCAACTGATACGGAATTATTTTGGAAGGGTTCATAGCCGCCAAGCTTGAAGAACTGCATCGAATTTTGCAACTGCACCGCCTGAGCAGACAATTCTTCCGCAGTGGAAGCAAGCTCTTCTGAAGCAGCAGCATTTTGCTGAATGACCTTATCCATTTCATGGATTGCAGAGGTCACCTGAGTGCCTCCTTCATTCTGTTCATTGGTGGCGGCAGATATTTCCTGCACCAACTCTGCGGTCTTCTGAATATCCGGAACGATCTTCGACAGCAATTCACCGGCTTCTTCGGCCACCTGCACACTGGAAGATGACAACTCGCTGATCTCGGAAGCAGACGTTCCGCTCCGTTCGGCCAGCTTGCGGACTTCCGCAGCGACAACAGCAAACCCCTTGCCATGTTCACCCGCACGGGCGGCCTCGATGGCAGCATTAAGAGCCAACAGATTGGTCTGTCGAGCTATATCCTCAATGATGGATATCTTTTCCGCGATCTGCTTCATAGCATCCACGGTCTTGGCCACAGCCTGTCCGCCTTGTTCGGTATCGGACGCAGCCTGATTGGTCATGGAATTGGTAGTCTGGGCGTTGTCAGCATTTTGACCGATGGAAGATGTCATCTCTTCCATAGAAGCAGAGACTTCTTCAATGGAAGAGGCCTGCTCAGTCGCACCTTGTGATAACTGAACCGAAGACGAAGCCAATTCCTGACTACCTGCTGTGACCTGCTCAGTCGCGGATCGGACATCAGTGACCACACGACGCAATTCACGCAACATATTCGCCATGGCTGAAGCCAACTGCCCGACTTCATCCTTACTACGGGCAGTGATATCAGCACTCAAATCTCCATGCGC
This genomic window contains:
- a CDS encoding adenylosuccinate synthase → MSNIVVFGSQWGDEGKGKIVDMLAEKSDAIVRFQGGNNAGHTLVVDGEQCILHLIPSGVLHPGKKCLIGNGVVLDPFVFCEELDKLDAKGLDVSASRMMISKKTHVILPYHCQMDAAREAAKSDDGKIGTTGRGIGPCYEDKMNRCGVRAGDFADPELLKAKIVKALEEKNILFKHMYGAEPMDAEAVFNQVLPVAERLIPYLGDVSSAIQEAQGNVLFEGAQGTHLDIDHGTYPFVTSSNTVTANAASGSGCSPRDLERIIAIVKAYTTRVGSGPFPTELFDADGTYLQTQGHEFGATTGRKRRCGWLDLVVLKESARLNGPTELAITKLDVLSGLKEIKLCIAYDYKGEQIAYPPQEQNGMAYVTPVYETMPGWDEDITGARSWDDLPASAVAYLKRIEEISGVKVGIVSVGPDRVQTF
- a CDS encoding methyl-accepting chemotaxis protein — encoded protein: MTILRFRDWSMRSKILSIFLGAIALVVLGLVGYFLPVVGDSLMAEKQIATKSVVDVAYSSVEYWADQAASGALTKEEAQKAAIAEITKSRYHGNEYFWINDMKPVVVAHGSNASLVGKNVGDVKDQDGIYLFREFVEVSRKDGEGFVHYSWPKKGATKPVPKVSYVKLFKPWGWIVGSGIYVDDVEAQVASLRWQILIPTVIAMGILILVVMFVIRSMTVPLNEAVEASNRMAHGDLSADITARSKDEVGQLASAMANMLRELRRVVTDVRSATEQVTAGSQELASSSVQLSQGATEQASSIEEVSASMEEMTSSIGQNADNAQTTNSMTNQAASDTEQGGQAVAKTVDAMKQIAEKISIIEDIARQTNLLALNAAIEAARAGEHGKGFAVVAAEVRKLAERSGTSASEISELSSSSVQVAEEAGELLSKIVPDIQKTAELVQEISAATNEQNEGGTQVTSAIHEMDKVIQQNAAASEELASTAEELSAQAVQLQNSMQFFKLGGYEPFQNNSVSVAQKPAPRIQAVQPKPLAQAAPSQGGGVSMNMDDDDDGFEKF